In Labrus mixtus chromosome 3, fLabMix1.1, whole genome shotgun sequence, a single window of DNA contains:
- the LOC132971871 gene encoding interferon-induced protein with tetratricopeptide repeats 1-like, whose amino-acid sequence MSASKSQRNSESKLKDLQCHFSWALDPKKSRLLRFKDKLEDIGTKRGNRWLGHIYNLRGFIEHKLGLNEEAKSLFQKATEALNKRRKADEGPWLVVNYGNLAWLHHHMGDQAESQAYLSKVDALMEKYPSPSQGDLHPEICAEKAWTLIKFGKKVQPQAADLFEKAIRMQPDRVEWDSSYALGLVCASKHSESGVDANSLKKMKRARNQDPKNLYLAAVYLTQLAKKGQKVEDEAQKLASQILRNPVSSYSGIKPLLRLYTYYISVDEAIDLAEDALKKHPDERYLKRCVALCYKWKILFFFRKSRPRPGMTERAISLHREVISLYPNSSFVKKIDLASVYAKSDKAKAEAIFQKLLRRDLEPAEKQVLYNRFAKHLYHDKQDHEGSMQFHMRAASITVESFFRDDSIEALRRTKDTTMWNRKSKEIEEFLAKLKL is encoded by the exons ATGAG tgCCTCTAAAAGTCAAAGAAATTCTGAGTCCAAGCTGAAGGATCTGCAGTGCCACTTCTCCTGGGCTCTCGACCCCAAGAAGTCCCGACTTCTACGTTTCAAGGACAAGCTTGAGGACATCGGCACCAAGAGGGGGAATCGATGGCTGGGCCACATTTACAACCTGCGGGGGTTTATTGAGCATAAGCTGGGGTTAAATGAAGAGGCTAAGAGTTTGTTCCAGAAGGCTACGGAGGCACTCAACAAGCGGAGAAAGGCAGATGAGGGTCCTTGGTTAGTGGTGAACTACGGGAACCTGGCCTGGCTGCACCACCACATGGGAGATCAAGCAGAGAGTCAGGCTTACCTGTCAAAGGTTGATGCCCTGATGGAAAAATACCCATCTCCATCCCAGGGCGACCTCCATCCAGAGATCTGCGCTGAAAAGGCCTGGACCCTGATCAAATTCGGTAAAAAGGTACAGCCGCAGGCTGCAGATCTCTTCGAGAAAGCCATCAGGATGCAGCCGGACAGGGTGGAGTGGGACTCCAGCTATGCCTTAGGTTTAGTGTGTGCCAGTAAGCACAGCGAAAGCGGGGTAGACGCTAACTCCCTGAAGAAAATGAAACGCGCAAGGAATCAGGATCCAAAGAACTTGTACCTCGCTGCTGTCTACCTTACGCAACTTGCCAAGAAAGGACAAAAAGTTGAGGATGAAGCACAGAAGTTGGCAAGTCAGATCTTGAGAAATCCGGTCAGCAGCTACAGCGGTATAAAGCCATTACTGAGACTTTACACATACTACATATCTGTAGATGAGGCCATTGATTTGGCAGAGGATGCTCTGAAAAAACATCCAGATGAGCGTTATCTTAAGAGATGTGTTGCACTCTGCTACAAGTGGaagatcttgttttttttcagaaagaGTCGCCCAAGGCCAGGCATGACAGAGAGGGCAATCAGTCTCCATCGAGAGGTTATTTCTCTTTACCCTAACTCTTCATTCGTCAAGAAAATTGATCTTGCAAGTGTGTACGCAAAGTCAGACAAGGCTAAAGCCGAGGCGATATTCCAGAAACTGCTCCGAAGGGATCTGGagcctgcagagaaacaggTGCTTTACAACCGCTTTGCAAAGCACTTATACCATGATAAACAGGATCATGAAGGGTCAATGCAGTTCCACATGAGGGCTGCTTCGATAACAGTCGAGTCCTTCTTCCGTGACGACAGCATCGAAGCTCTGAGGAgaacaaaagacacaacaatGTGGAACCGAAAGAGTAAAGAAATAGAAGAGTTTCTGGCTAAACTGAAACTGTAG